In one Cloacibacillus porcorum genomic region, the following are encoded:
- a CDS encoding NAD-dependent epimerase/dehydratase family protein: MKISIIGSNSYIARNFICQLDKSRFSYCLYDIHETHFDGCGNYQKVDLSSKKNISSNIDFDVDAIYIFSGKTGTKAGFDEYEKYIDVNEKYLLNILTCCAEVKTKARIVYPSSRLVYKSSEYPVNEESNLDGKSIYAITKIASENYIRLYSTVFGLSYNIFRICVPFGSLIQDVKFYGTYEFFLSQAKSGKNITLFGDGSSERTFTYIGDICKVLLDVPLMSISENEIYNIGGDNRSLLDIARVIATYFNVGVDFIEWPIVDKRIEVPTIKFNFAKLNEIYPYKYHMLGDCVMQTINP; this comes from the coding sequence ATGAAAATATCAATTATTGGATCAAATAGCTATATTGCGAGAAACTTCATTTGTCAATTGGATAAATCTCGTTTTTCTTATTGTCTTTATGATATACACGAAACTCATTTCGATGGTTGCGGTAATTACCAAAAAGTTGATTTAAGTTCTAAGAAAAATATCTCATCGAACATAGATTTTGATGTTGATGCAATCTACATTTTTAGTGGGAAAACTGGAACAAAAGCAGGGTTTGATGAATATGAAAAATACATTGACGTAAACGAAAAGTACCTTTTGAACATTCTTACTTGTTGTGCAGAAGTTAAAACAAAGGCAAGGATAGTTTATCCATCATCCCGTTTAGTATATAAAAGCTCAGAATATCCAGTTAATGAGGAAAGCAACTTAGATGGGAAGAGCATATATGCTATTACTAAAATAGCAAGCGAGAATTATATCCGCCTTTACAGCACAGTCTTTGGCTTATCTTACAATATATTCCGTATCTGTGTTCCATTTGGTTCATTAATACAGGACGTTAAGTTTTATGGCACATATGAGTTTTTCTTATCTCAAGCTAAATCGGGGAAAAACATAACGCTGTTCGGCGATGGAAGCTCAGAACGAACATTTACTTACATCGGAGATATCTGTAAAGTTTTGTTGGATGTGCCGCTTATGAGTATTAGTGAAAATGAGATATATAATATTGGTGGAGATAATAGAAGCTTACTGGATATAGCCCGCGTTATTGCCACCTATTTCAATGTAGGGGTGGATTTTATCGAATGGCCAATAGTAGATAAACGTATAGAAGTACCGACAATAAAATTTAACTTTGCAAAACTCAATGAAATATACCCTTACAAATATCATATGTTAGGCGACTGTGTTATGCAAACTATAAATCCATGA
- a CDS encoding glycosyltransferase — MKIAVINSCNYSSTGTICHNTANILRKQGHDVIFCYARGQKSDESFCYKFESMMEVRFHGIATRITGYEGCFSKPATERLIGFLNRFKPDLVILGELHGYYLAHYRFLSYLKEKKIKTLYFLFEEYAYTGKCGYTDPCLKYQVECKKCPKIKDYPKTWFFDRSSYFFKKKQETYSNFPSLFMNTVPYNYRKALGAALIKNTGVTLLQYGWGIDIKNKYKPNYEIDVINEYGIDTTKKVILSVAPLSDARKGIKKYYIPCAEAFKDDKRFVFVLVGVDCQHEAFPKNIIAIPYIKNQDKLCALFTIADLFIIPSVADTYPTVCLISLGCGTPFIGFKCSGVQYMAPEPFGKYVELGNVDHLVELIKVTDKKSRSTIEQCRSYALANYDHESILKKIMDVITNNNYGDI, encoded by the coding sequence ATGAAGATTGCAGTAATAAATTCGTGTAATTATAGTAGTACTGGTACCATATGTCATAATACAGCGAATATACTTCGAAAACAGGGACATGATGTTATTTTTTGCTATGCACGCGGTCAGAAATCAGACGAATCATTCTGCTATAAATTTGAAAGCATGATGGAAGTCAGGTTTCATGGAATTGCGACGAGAATAACAGGTTATGAGGGATGTTTTTCAAAGCCTGCCACTGAAAGATTAATTGGATTTTTAAACAGATTTAAACCTGACCTTGTAATTTTGGGTGAGTTACATGGATACTATTTGGCGCACTATCGCTTTTTGAGTTATTTAAAAGAAAAGAAAATAAAAACATTGTATTTTTTATTTGAAGAATACGCTTATACCGGAAAATGTGGGTATACTGATCCTTGCTTGAAGTATCAGGTCGAATGTAAAAAATGCCCAAAAATAAAAGACTATCCTAAAACATGGTTCTTTGATAGATCTTCATATTTTTTTAAAAAGAAACAGGAAACATATAGTAATTTCCCTTCTTTGTTTATGAATACCGTCCCATACAATTATAGGAAGGCTCTTGGAGCGGCTCTGATAAAAAACACTGGGGTAACGTTATTACAGTATGGTTGGGGAATTGACATAAAGAATAAATATAAACCTAACTATGAAATTGATGTAATTAATGAATATGGAATTGATACAACAAAAAAAGTTATATTATCTGTTGCTCCGCTGAGCGACGCAAGAAAGGGCATAAAAAAATATTATATACCATGTGCAGAGGCATTTAAGGATGACAAACGGTTTGTTTTTGTTTTGGTTGGAGTGGATTGCCAACATGAGGCATTTCCGAAAAACATAATAGCTATTCCTTATATTAAGAACCAGGACAAATTATGTGCTTTATTTACCATTGCGGACCTTTTTATTATTCCTAGTGTGGCTGATACATATCCCACTGTATGCCTGATTTCATTAGGTTGCGGAACTCCATTTATAGGATTTAAATGCTCAGGCGTGCAATATATGGCTCCAGAGCCTTTTGGAAAATATGTGGAATTAGGTAATGTTGATCATTTAGTTGAACTGATTAAAGTGACTGATAAAAAAAGTCGCAGTACTATTGAGCAATGCAGAAGCTATGCGTTAGCAAATTATGATCACGAATCAATATTAAAAAAGATAATGGATGTTATTACAAATAATAATTATGGAGATATATAA
- the wecB gene encoding non-hydrolyzing UDP-N-acetylglucosamine 2-epimerase encodes MKLKLMTIVGTRPEIIKLSEIIKKCEKYFDHILVHTGQNWDYTLNNIFFKELEIKEPDFYLGVVGDNLGQTMGNVIAKSYELMAEQKPDALLVLGDTNSCLSVISAKRLKIPIFHMEAGNRCKDENLPEEVIRRIVDVTSDVNMCYSEHARRYILDSGVKPEYTFVTGSPMAEVLSANREKIEKSKILETLGLEKNRYILLSAHREENIDIEKNFFALMNAVNAMAERYDMPILYSCHPRSRKYIEQRGFVFDKRVLQHQPLGFFDYNKLQQNAFCMVSDSGTVPEEGSYFKFPAVSIRTSTERPEAMDKGIFTIGSITTEHVLQAVDLAVSMHANGDDGLTVPTYADENVSVKVVKIIQSYTGIINSMVWRKQ; translated from the coding sequence ATGAAACTAAAACTTATGACAATAGTGGGAACTCGCCCAGAGATAATAAAACTCTCGGAAATCATAAAAAAGTGTGAAAAATACTTTGATCATATACTCGTGCATACTGGACAAAATTGGGATTATACACTGAACAATATCTTTTTTAAGGAATTAGAAATAAAGGAACCGGACTTCTACCTTGGGGTTGTAGGGGATAATCTTGGTCAGACGATGGGTAACGTCATCGCTAAATCATATGAGCTTATGGCCGAGCAAAAGCCTGACGCTCTGCTGGTGCTTGGCGATACAAACTCATGCCTTTCAGTTATCTCCGCTAAACGTCTGAAAATACCTATTTTCCATATGGAAGCCGGCAACCGCTGCAAAGACGAAAACCTGCCAGAAGAAGTGATTCGCCGTATAGTCGACGTAACAAGCGACGTAAATATGTGCTATTCGGAACACGCGCGCCGCTATATCTTAGACAGCGGAGTAAAGCCTGAATATACATTCGTCACCGGTTCGCCGATGGCGGAAGTGCTCTCAGCAAACAGAGAAAAGATAGAAAAAAGCAAAATACTTGAGACACTGGGGCTGGAGAAAAACAGATACATCCTTCTCTCGGCACATAGAGAAGAGAACATCGACATTGAAAAGAACTTCTTTGCCCTTATGAATGCGGTAAACGCGATGGCGGAAAGATACGACATGCCGATTCTCTATTCATGCCACCCGCGCTCCAGGAAATACATAGAGCAACGCGGCTTTGTCTTTGACAAGCGCGTGCTGCAGCATCAGCCGCTTGGCTTCTTCGACTATAACAAACTCCAGCAGAATGCCTTCTGTATGGTATCAGACAGCGGAACTGTTCCTGAAGAGGGATCTTACTTTAAATTCCCCGCTGTCTCCATTCGTACATCGACAGAACGTCCGGAGGCGATGGACAAAGGCATATTCACAATTGGTTCTATTACAACAGAACATGTACTTCAAGCAGTTGATTTAGCCGTATCTATGCATGCAAACGGTGATGATGGGCTGACAGTCCCAACTTATGCTGATGAAAATGTGAGCGTTAAGGTCGTCAAGATAATTCAAAGCTATACAGGCATTATTAATAGTATGGTATGGAGAAAACAATGA